A genomic segment from Pseudomonas sp. M30-35 encodes:
- the ampC gene encoding class C beta-lactamase produces MLSKNRFGVVLLTSTLWTFGSGYCLASNPSSSALKTSVDAIIQPLMQSQDVPGMAVAVLVDGKAHYFSYGVASKADKQPVTPNTLFEIGSVSKTFTATLAGYAVAQDALSLSNNANHYVPQLHGSAFDNISVLNLGTYTAGGLPLQFPNEADAADKMMGYYQQWQPRFAPAEQRLYSNPSLGLFGYAAAKSLGQPFDDLMEKTLFPKLGLKSSYIEVPQDQMSRYAQGYTKDNNLARVGPGAMASQAYGVKTTAEDLLHFVRLNLQPQALEPALKKAIDLTQTSYYQAGQLTQGLGWELYTYPVALNTLLSGNSSQMALEPHKANWFETPRPPQANSLINKTGSTNGFGAYVVYIPAKQIGIVLLANKNYPIPSRVKAAYELLSVLDTDR; encoded by the coding sequence ATGCTCAGTAAAAACCGCTTTGGAGTTGTGCTGTTAACCAGCACCTTATGGACGTTTGGTAGCGGTTATTGCCTCGCGTCGAACCCGTCGTCGAGCGCATTGAAAACGTCTGTGGACGCAATCATTCAGCCGCTCATGCAAAGCCAGGATGTTCCCGGTATGGCCGTGGCGGTGCTCGTCGATGGCAAGGCTCATTACTTTAGCTACGGCGTTGCATCCAAAGCCGATAAGCAGCCTGTGACGCCAAACACACTCTTCGAAATCGGCTCGGTCAGCAAAACGTTCACCGCAACACTCGCCGGCTACGCTGTCGCACAAGATGCATTGTCGTTGTCGAATAACGCCAACCATTACGTGCCGCAATTACACGGCAGTGCTTTTGACAATATCAGCGTGCTTAACCTGGGGACCTATACCGCAGGCGGGCTGCCATTGCAGTTTCCGAATGAAGCGGACGCCGCAGACAAGATGATGGGCTACTACCAACAGTGGCAACCAAGGTTTGCGCCCGCTGAGCAACGGCTGTATTCGAACCCAAGCCTGGGCCTGTTTGGTTACGCGGCGGCCAAGAGCCTTGGCCAGCCGTTTGACGACTTGATGGAAAAAACGTTGTTTCCCAAATTGGGGCTGAAGAGCAGCTACATTGAGGTTCCACAGGATCAAATGAGCCGCTACGCCCAAGGCTATACAAAGGATAATAACCTTGCCAGAGTCGGCCCGGGCGCAATGGCATCGCAAGCCTATGGCGTGAAAACTACCGCCGAGGACTTGCTGCATTTTGTCCGTTTGAACCTGCAACCGCAGGCGCTCGAGCCTGCACTGAAAAAGGCAATCGACCTAACGCAAACCAGCTATTACCAAGCCGGGCAGCTTACCCAAGGCCTCGGCTGGGAGCTATACACCTACCCAGTTGCGCTAAACACCTTGCTATCGGGGAACTCATCGCAGATGGCGCTTGAGCCACATAAGGCCAACTGGTTTGAAACGCCACGCCCGCCACAGGCGAATTCGTTGATTAACAAAACCGGCTCGACCAATGGCTTCGGTGCTTACGTCGTCTATATCCCGGCAAAACAAATTGGCATTGTTCTGCTGGCGAACAAGAATTACCCGATCCCAAGCAGAGTCAAAGCTGCTTATGAGCTGCTCAGCGTATTGGACACAGACAGGTAG
- a CDS encoding ParB N-terminal domain-containing protein, translated as MAAKTCSREFYDVVLRPLVDVRQSERVDLQCVQRLARSIVREGRWLEPIVVERASGIVMDGNHRFTVAKVLGFETIPCIELDYDDPRVCVHDWRTGACFDVRKIFDTLNRGEIFPYKTTRHTFSPVLPKTSVHLGHLAPVST; from the coding sequence TTGGCGGCAAAAACATGCAGCCGCGAGTTCTATGATGTCGTTTTGAGGCCCTTGGTCGATGTTCGGCAGTCCGAGCGGGTAGACCTTCAGTGTGTCCAGCGACTGGCTCGTTCAATCGTTCGAGAGGGGCGCTGGTTAGAGCCCATTGTTGTGGAACGCGCGAGCGGTATTGTGATGGACGGAAACCATCGGTTCACTGTGGCTAAAGTGCTGGGTTTCGAAACAATCCCGTGTATCGAGCTCGATTATGATGACCCACGTGTTTGTGTGCATGACTGGCGCACCGGTGCTTGTTTTGATGTGCGGAAAATTTTCGACACGCTCAATCGCGGAGAGATTTTTCCCTACAAAACCACTCGTCATACCTTCAGCCCGGTACTGCCTAAAACATCGGTTCATTTGGGGCACTTGGCCCCCGTATCAACGTAA
- a CDS encoding CoA ester lyase, whose protein sequence is MKNDACLAQMEQPLTYLFIPGNRAERFAKGVEAKPDAIILDLEDAVHPQSKAAARTAVLAWHESTPSTFSERYIRINGMLSPYLREDMAWLRDMRHADRCTGIFLPKAEDPTLLRPVIERLLEWNPNLRIVAIIETARGVQNVQAIALLAGVSRLAFGSLDYSLDVNCAQSPQAFLLARSQIVLASRNAGLPAPIDGVTPEIHDDQVLMEDTRYARSLGFAAKLCIHPQQLNTVHACLLPDASQLNWADKVLQAAACENHAIKIDGKMVDLPLIEHAERIKAFSQAHDRRRQ, encoded by the coding sequence ATGAAAAACGACGCATGCTTAGCTCAAATGGAGCAACCACTTACTTATTTGTTCATTCCTGGGAATAGGGCGGAACGGTTTGCCAAGGGTGTAGAAGCAAAACCTGATGCAATCATTCTTGATCTTGAGGATGCGGTGCATCCGCAGAGTAAAGCCGCAGCGAGAACCGCTGTACTGGCTTGGCACGAAAGTACACCGTCGACTTTCAGCGAGCGTTACATTCGTATCAACGGGATGCTCAGCCCTTATTTGCGCGAAGATATGGCGTGGTTGCGTGACATGCGCCATGCGGACCGCTGTACAGGGATTTTTTTGCCCAAAGCCGAAGACCCAACATTGCTTCGTCCGGTCATTGAACGCCTGCTGGAGTGGAACCCGAACCTGCGTATTGTCGCGATCATCGAGACGGCAAGAGGGGTGCAGAACGTTCAGGCTATTGCGCTGCTTGCAGGTGTGAGCCGCCTGGCATTTGGCTCACTCGATTACTCGCTGGACGTTAACTGCGCACAATCTCCGCAAGCATTTCTGCTGGCGCGCAGTCAGATTGTTCTGGCTTCACGCAATGCTGGATTGCCAGCGCCCATTGATGGCGTGACCCCAGAGATTCACGACGATCAGGTGTTGATGGAAGACACGAGATACGCAAGAAGCCTCGGGTTTGCGGCCAAGCTATGTATTCATCCTCAGCAATTGAATACCGTGCATGCCTGCCTGCTTCCTGATGCCAGTCAACTCAACTGGGCGGATAAGGTTCTGCAAGCAGCTGCCTGCGAGAATCATGCGATTAAGATCGACGGAAAGATGGTCGACCTGCCGCTGATCGAACATGCCGAGCGTATTAAAGCCTTCTCACAGGCCCACGACCGTCGCCGCCAATAG
- a CDS encoding Y4yA family PLP-dependent enzyme encodes MPRTPELSSRVVNAHSPTQLEPLIDPIIEQFIYETPDRLLRLVEEHGSPLNIVWPHAMRENVEHMCSVLRAHNLGFEIFYGAKANKSHALIRTAIEAKIGVDVSSLYEFQDALAAGGCATRLCATGPAKTEAFHQALILRGALISVDSLEEFEHLHATALNLTSGLRAKVLLRYRPQDALTSRFGMGKKELSECLRRITQSPVIEFDGFHFHLSGYRCEDRAQAFREIVPFIDEARVLGLSPRMIDIGGGLPMQYVDKDIFESFLKNQHLPRHYHGNQIPNSFYPYGTQINPSLWLQQLLNTCVAPEQSVAQYLQAQDIILALEPGRSLVDQAAISLFRITRVKHLEDAKYVLFVEGSSFSACETWFNSEFMLDPILISTQSASSASPTQAYIAGHSCLDDDVLSRRFIPFHVTPQTGDLLVYVNTAGYQMDLLENQFHRHPHPTRITATCNADNHLTFSPDY; translated from the coding sequence ATGCCGAGAACTCCTGAACTCTCTTCGCGAGTTGTTAATGCACATTCGCCGACGCAACTTGAGCCTTTGATAGACCCGATTATTGAGCAGTTTATTTATGAAACCCCTGACAGGCTTTTACGTCTGGTCGAAGAGCATGGCTCGCCACTTAATATCGTCTGGCCCCACGCTATGCGGGAAAATGTGGAGCACATGTGCTCAGTTCTGCGGGCTCACAATCTAGGTTTTGAAATTTTTTATGGGGCCAAGGCAAATAAATCACATGCACTGATTCGTACCGCCATCGAGGCCAAGATCGGCGTAGACGTTTCAAGCCTTTATGAATTCCAAGACGCTCTGGCGGCGGGAGGTTGCGCCACGCGGCTGTGTGCAACCGGACCGGCAAAGACCGAGGCGTTTCATCAAGCGCTTATCTTGAGAGGCGCATTGATCAGCGTCGACTCGCTGGAAGAGTTCGAGCATCTGCATGCAACCGCACTGAATCTAACCAGCGGCTTACGCGCTAAAGTTTTACTGCGCTATCGACCTCAAGACGCTCTAACAAGTCGTTTCGGCATGGGCAAAAAGGAGTTATCGGAGTGCCTGCGTCGCATCACGCAATCGCCCGTGATCGAGTTTGATGGTTTTCACTTCCATCTCAGTGGTTATCGCTGTGAAGACCGTGCTCAGGCATTCAGGGAAATCGTGCCCTTTATCGATGAGGCCCGAGTCTTAGGCCTGTCACCTCGCATGATTGATATCGGTGGGGGCCTGCCGATGCAATATGTAGATAAAGATATCTTTGAGTCATTCTTAAAAAACCAGCATCTGCCCCGCCACTACCACGGCAATCAAATACCCAACTCTTTCTATCCCTACGGTACGCAGATAAACCCCAGCCTGTGGCTGCAACAGTTACTAAACACCTGTGTTGCGCCTGAGCAATCTGTCGCCCAGTACCTTCAAGCGCAGGACATTATTCTGGCGCTAGAACCGGGTCGGAGCCTGGTCGATCAAGCCGCAATTTCGCTGTTCAGGATTACCCGAGTTAAGCACCTTGAGGACGCGAAATATGTGCTGTTTGTCGAGGGCAGTAGCTTCAGCGCGTGTGAGACCTGGTTCAACTCTGAATTCATGCTCGACCCCATTCTGATCAGCACCCAATCAGCGTCGTCTGCAAGCCCCACGCAGGCATATATCGCCGGCCATAGCTGCCTGGACGATGACGTTCTTAGCCGACGCTTCATTCCATTTCATGTCACCCCACAAACCGGCGACCTGTTGGTTTATGTCAACACCGCTGGGTATCAAATGGACTTACTGGAAAACCAATTTCATCGCCACCCGCATCCCACGCGGATAACCGCAACTTGCAATGCAGACAACCACCTTACGTTTTCACCTGACTACTAA
- a CDS encoding PLP-dependent cysteine synthase family protein: MILNKVSGLIGNTPMLALSIPDTASRLLLKIEKNNPGGSMKDRMARNMVLAALKSGRLKRGGVIIESSSGNTGIGLAMTAVEFGLQFIAVVDHHAAQDKIAVMKALGADVRFVSGTYQEDEVAVVERQRLAAELAMEIPGAVFMNQSDNAANAGGYSDFVREIVAQVDGKIDAYVGCVGTGGSMTGIARGLKLHNSDAVMVAVEPAGSIVFGQPGYPYYQSGTGTPAGDTVGLVLDYSCIDLGMQVTDSQAFETARYIARNTALLVGGSTGGVIYKALELVHKGVIGGNVVVPVADGGEKYLHTVFNDSWLEARGLTDQHVWSQLDDWLGTAHLLEYASPTLQLNVA; the protein is encoded by the coding sequence ATGATACTTAATAAAGTTTCAGGTCTGATCGGCAATACCCCAATGCTCGCCCTATCCATCCCGGACACCGCTTCCAGGTTGTTATTGAAAATAGAAAAAAATAATCCGGGTGGCAGCATGAAGGACCGGATGGCCCGAAATATGGTGCTGGCCGCTTTAAAGTCAGGTCGCCTGAAGCGTGGCGGCGTCATTATCGAATCCTCATCTGGAAATACCGGCATCGGTCTGGCCATGACGGCCGTGGAGTTCGGCTTACAGTTCATCGCCGTGGTCGACCATCACGCAGCCCAAGACAAGATTGCAGTGATGAAAGCCTTAGGCGCTGATGTGCGCTTTGTGTCCGGCACCTATCAAGAAGACGAAGTCGCCGTTGTCGAGCGGCAACGGCTGGCTGCGGAACTGGCGATGGAGATACCCGGAGCGGTGTTTATGAATCAATCCGATAACGCTGCTAATGCCGGTGGTTATTCGGATTTCGTCCGCGAAATCGTTGCACAGGTTGATGGGAAAATTGATGCCTATGTCGGCTGCGTTGGCACGGGTGGTTCAATGACAGGCATTGCTCGCGGCCTGAAGCTACACAACTCGGATGCGGTCATGGTCGCCGTCGAACCCGCAGGCTCGATTGTCTTCGGCCAGCCCGGTTACCCCTATTACCAATCCGGGACTGGCACACCAGCAGGCGACACTGTAGGCCTGGTGCTGGACTACAGCTGCATTGACTTAGGCATGCAAGTCACAGACTCCCAGGCATTCGAAACCGCACGCTACATCGCCCGTAATACAGCGCTATTGGTCGGAGGTTCAACGGGAGGCGTCATCTACAAGGCACTGGAGCTTGTGCACAAAGGCGTGATCGGCGGCAACGTCGTTGTTCCGGTAGCCGACGGTGGTGAGAAATACCTGCATACGGTGTTCAACGATAGCTGGCTTGAAGCAAGAGGTTTAACCGACCAGCACGTCTGGAGCCAGTTGGATGACTGGCTGGGCACTGCACATTTGCTCGAATACGCCTCCCCTACTCTTCAGTTGAATGTCGCGTGA
- a CDS encoding NAD/NADP-dependent octopine/nopaline dehydrogenase family protein: MAKLNVVICGAGRTGHLNAILFKQHQNIHVSLLTNNLEVVDKHTRKIKMNAILPDASRLIGQPDIVTNDARLAVQDADIVVITVPANARTEILRAIEPHLPSHKPVYVGAIPGFCGFDWLAQATFINRPNVVIWGMKDVPHTAFDLVPGESVKMGGGKSQLYIATHARETAHSRSALLGYLTTLYGPCVILLDNYLEITLTPGNPIMHSSVIYGLIGPYGQWHQRIFPERMCWWNECPELGAYFLERMDEESQHLCKAVSEHLGLDLSSVKPLKQEIVEAYGSQIFDSGTMLSILRTNQAYNSILAPMVPAGDNRPGYVIERESRAFNEDVAYGLVLLVEMARRLELKVPHIEEVLNWSVSYMQGLRDSALDYFPSTWPHSA, from the coding sequence TTGGCTAAATTAAACGTCGTTATATGTGGCGCAGGCAGAACCGGACACCTCAACGCGATTCTGTTCAAGCAACATCAAAACATTCATGTCTCGTTGCTGACCAACAACCTTGAAGTTGTCGACAAGCACACACGTAAAATCAAGATGAATGCGATCTTGCCTGATGCAAGCAGGCTTATCGGCCAGCCGGATATCGTCACCAATGATGCACGACTCGCAGTGCAGGACGCCGACATTGTTGTCATCACCGTACCCGCCAATGCGCGCACTGAAATACTCAGAGCCATTGAGCCTCATCTGCCCTCACACAAACCCGTTTACGTCGGAGCGATACCAGGGTTCTGCGGATTTGACTGGCTGGCCCAGGCAACATTCATAAACCGACCCAATGTGGTCATCTGGGGAATGAAGGATGTGCCTCACACCGCCTTCGACCTCGTGCCCGGTGAGTCGGTGAAGATGGGTGGCGGTAAGAGCCAACTCTATATAGCCACTCATGCGCGTGAAACCGCCCACTCACGAAGCGCGCTGCTGGGTTATCTCACAACCTTATACGGGCCGTGTGTGATCTTGCTGGACAACTATCTCGAAATAACCCTGACGCCTGGAAATCCGATTATGCACAGCTCGGTTATCTACGGTTTGATCGGTCCTTACGGCCAATGGCACCAGCGAATTTTCCCCGAGCGCATGTGTTGGTGGAATGAATGTCCGGAATTAGGCGCTTACTTTCTCGAGCGCATGGATGAGGAAAGTCAGCATCTATGTAAGGCGGTAAGCGAACACTTGGGGCTCGACCTTTCTTCGGTAAAACCCCTCAAGCAGGAAATCGTCGAAGCCTACGGATCGCAGATTTTCGACTCGGGCACCATGCTCTCAATTTTACGCACCAACCAGGCCTACAACTCAATATTGGCGCCTATGGTTCCGGCAGGCGACAACCGACCTGGCTATGTGATTGAGCGTGAAAGCCGAGCATTCAACGAGGACGTGGCCTACGGCCTGGTATTACTGGTTGAAATGGCCAGACGTCTAGAGCTGAAAGTACCGCACATCGAAGAGGTACTGAACTGGAGTGTTTCGTACATGCAGGGCCTACGCGACTCGGCGCTGGATTATTTCCCGAGCACATGGCCACACAGCGCCTGA
- a CDS encoding IucA/IucC family siderophore biosynthesis protein produces the protein MQALNDTMEFSRHNALRRLIRCLFAEGILDRSQLIVSEDGHSATFPLPDATLLFERIQMAPANTVCNDGEVVLIDAKHATRVPIRTHQQLIDALRSSFDFSPTDEGVEGLKADVENSVQNDIQARQYRHGWNQQLAAAARTTGLGFSDYLRQHCSTQDAAILLDQWGSLEGHPYYPTWKARPGMTPEEVEQFSPEFNAKVTLRIAALRADMLASESMPHVRDYHSWFASQYPAHWQRWKAALNARDLNENEWWPLPIHSWHLNNYVLSTYAAEIEEGILITEGPDIETLPTMSYRTMMPAQAGGAPLIKLPIAVWMTSEQRSLQAKSIHMGPRISKVITQILEAENSFDQSLEIFPEEIGLRFKHAVTQDDNPGKHLSVVFRRSREAFERTDQGLPITVASLFTRLPQTERPLFTDLIERDGTLATHEQVTTWFAQYCKVVTHPVIAIYMLYGIGLEAHQQNTMIVFSPDGIARSVLIRDFGDGRTYAPLLEARGHRLAPHIQPGILPTVFSDDIEPVRMFVIDACFLSHLHEMALALSREYAIEDTRLWDILSEQTQHAFAAIKDRVDPSFWDTEHRAFLLEPWPTRSLLRMHLLKYSDYRLQHTLTNPLSTSALRG, from the coding sequence ATGCAAGCCTTGAACGATACGATGGAATTCTCACGCCACAATGCCCTGCGCCGACTGATCCGCTGCCTATTTGCCGAAGGTATTCTCGATCGATCCCAGCTGATCGTCAGCGAGGATGGACACTCGGCAACCTTCCCTTTGCCAGACGCGACTCTGCTTTTTGAACGCATCCAAATGGCCCCGGCGAATACCGTTTGCAACGACGGCGAAGTTGTCTTGATCGACGCGAAACACGCTACACGCGTGCCTATCCGAACCCATCAACAATTGATTGATGCTCTGCGCTCAAGCTTCGACTTTTCGCCCACAGATGAAGGCGTGGAAGGCCTAAAAGCCGACGTCGAAAACAGTGTCCAAAACGACATTCAGGCCAGACAGTATCGGCACGGTTGGAACCAACAATTGGCCGCAGCGGCACGCACCACTGGACTTGGCTTCAGCGACTATCTGCGACAACATTGCAGCACCCAAGATGCCGCGATCTTGCTGGACCAATGGGGCTCTCTTGAAGGACATCCCTACTACCCGACATGGAAGGCCCGTCCCGGCATGACGCCTGAAGAGGTCGAACAGTTTTCACCAGAGTTCAATGCCAAGGTAACCTTGCGTATTGCCGCCTTGCGCGCAGATATGCTGGCATCTGAGTCGATGCCTCACGTACGCGACTATCACAGCTGGTTCGCCAGTCAGTACCCCGCCCACTGGCAACGCTGGAAGGCCGCACTCAACGCCCGAGATCTGAACGAAAATGAGTGGTGGCCGTTGCCGATCCACTCCTGGCATTTAAACAACTATGTGCTCAGTACCTATGCAGCAGAAATCGAAGAAGGCATCTTAATAACAGAAGGCCCGGATATCGAAACGCTTCCAACCATGTCGTACCGCACCATGATGCCTGCCCAGGCGGGTGGCGCGCCGTTGATCAAGCTGCCGATAGCCGTATGGATGACCAGTGAGCAACGCAGCTTGCAGGCCAAATCAATCCACATGGGCCCCAGAATCAGTAAAGTGATCACACAAATTCTCGAAGCCGAAAACAGCTTTGATCAATCCTTGGAAATTTTCCCAGAGGAAATTGGCCTGCGCTTCAAACATGCCGTGACTCAGGACGACAACCCAGGCAAGCATCTGTCTGTGGTCTTTCGCCGCAGCCGCGAAGCGTTTGAGCGCACCGACCAAGGTCTACCGATCACGGTAGCCAGTCTGTTCACGCGCTTACCGCAGACTGAGCGACCACTGTTTACCGACCTGATCGAACGTGACGGAACACTGGCGACCCATGAGCAGGTCACAACCTGGTTCGCCCAGTACTGCAAAGTAGTGACCCACCCGGTTATCGCAATTTATATGCTGTACGGTATCGGACTCGAAGCTCACCAACAGAACACCATGATTGTGTTCTCGCCAGACGGCATCGCCCGCAGCGTGTTGATCCGCGACTTCGGCGATGGACGCACCTATGCACCGTTGCTGGAAGCACGCGGACATCGCCTGGCCCCTCATATCCAGCCGGGCATACTGCCCACTGTGTTCAGCGATGATATCGAACCGGTTCGCATGTTCGTTATCGACGCCTGCTTCCTGAGCCATCTACATGAAATGGCGTTGGCCTTGAGCCGTGAATATGCGATAGAAGACACTCGTCTATGGGACATTCTGAGCGAACAGACACAACACGCATTCGCTGCCATCAAGGACCGTGTTGACCCAAGCTTCTGGGATACCGAGCATAGAGCGTTTCTGCTCGAACCCTGGCCAACACGCTCACTGTTGAGAATGCACCTGCTCAAGTACTCTGATTACAGGCTGCAACACACCCTGACCAACCCACTCAGCACATCCGCTTTGCGAGGCTAA
- a CDS encoding MFS transporter, translated as MFRAGASQGSRITILIYLLFVIQLVSMGAMEMSGPFWPVYLRGLTTSDSLFSFASIAVYVGPMLGIMLTSTLWGRIGDRYGHKLMMIRALAGLSLTQLGLALSNDIAVILLLRFIQGACAGYIAPAQAYGVSIETPARRARLFAILQISTNVGSLLGAVVGGLILDYTNFFWINISAAVICAICTVVAALTLPDVAPVKKTLPATEQAVAPQNLWRNKHMLSLLGVMGILLLARMLPQTSFSLYVSSIFEVNNSIVGLCYGLLAMGFILSATAWSRHFEHLSKADTLKRISYVVIACAVLTALAGMTRQPLLFIAAYFVWGVLLGATTPVLMALISKTADNTQQGHVLGIAQSISQFASIAGICVGGLLSQIYGLQYIYYFVAIAYCIAMLPILALRYWPTMTAPEQVSPSKQAP; from the coding sequence ATGTTCCGTGCAGGTGCCTCTCAAGGTTCTCGTATCACTATCCTGATCTATTTGCTGTTCGTGATTCAGCTGGTGTCCATGGGAGCCATGGAAATGAGTGGGCCATTCTGGCCAGTGTACCTGCGGGGACTGACAACCTCAGATTCGCTGTTCAGTTTCGCCAGCATCGCAGTCTATGTCGGCCCAATGCTCGGCATCATGCTCACCAGCACCTTGTGGGGCCGGATTGGGGATCGTTACGGCCACAAGCTGATGATGATTCGGGCATTGGCTGGGCTTTCCCTGACGCAGCTGGGTCTCGCGTTGTCGAATGATATCGCCGTGATTTTGCTGCTGCGTTTCATCCAGGGAGCCTGTGCTGGCTACATTGCGCCAGCACAGGCCTATGGCGTGAGTATCGAAACTCCGGCACGTCGGGCTCGCCTGTTTGCAATCCTGCAAATATCAACCAATGTCGGCTCCTTACTCGGTGCAGTGGTGGGTGGTCTGATCCTCGATTACACCAACTTTTTCTGGATCAATATCAGCGCAGCAGTGATATGCGCGATCTGCACAGTGGTAGCTGCACTGACATTGCCGGATGTTGCTCCCGTGAAAAAAACGCTGCCTGCAACCGAGCAAGCTGTTGCCCCCCAAAACCTGTGGCGGAACAAGCACATGTTGTCGCTGCTCGGCGTCATGGGCATTCTTTTGCTGGCCCGCATGCTCCCGCAAACCTCTTTCTCGTTGTATGTCAGCTCTATCTTTGAGGTGAATAATTCGATTGTTGGGCTTTGCTACGGATTGCTGGCCATGGGCTTCATTTTGTCAGCAACCGCATGGTCCAGGCACTTCGAACACCTATCCAAAGCCGACACATTGAAGCGCATCAGCTATGTGGTCATCGCCTGTGCCGTGCTTACCGCTCTGGCGGGCATGACGCGTCAGCCGCTGCTGTTCATTGCCGCCTATTTTGTCTGGGGTGTTTTGTTAGGAGCAACCACTCCAGTGCTGATGGCCTTGATATCGAAAACCGCGGATAACACCCAGCAAGGTCACGTGCTGGGCATCGCCCAAAGCATTTCGCAGTTCGCCTCCATTGCCGGGATTTGCGTAGGAGGATTGCTGAGCCAGATCTATGGCCTGCAATACATCTATTACTTTGTCGCCATTGCCTATTGCATTGCGATGCTACCGATTCTCGCACTTCGGTACTGGCCCACTATGACCGCTCCAGAACAAGTATCACCGAGCAAACAGGCCCCCTAA
- a CDS encoding aminotransferase class V-fold PLP-dependent enzyme, translating to MLDLLKLRTDTPGTLQVIHLNSAGASLTATPILDVVTRHLHNEAYLGGYEAAAAAAPELEAVYVSIARLINAETREIAVIENATRAWDMVFYAIPFKPGDVILTSTTEYAGNYIPYLQLKQRYGIEIEVIPNDETGQVSLSALQTRLNRPGVVLVSLPIIATNGGPIQPVVQIGKLCREADVLFLLDACQGAGQLPLDVKEIGCHMLTATSRKYLRGPRGMGFLYVEKDLCERLEPPFLDLHSASLLTASSFKIREGARRFENWECNIAAKLGLGAATDYALDVGLDQIWQRIQSLATYLRQSISQTQGYSLQDMPAACSGIVTFTSQQHGSAQLQKRLSTEPKPINVSTSGMYSTLIDMQQRGLHEVTRASVHAYNTEEEIDKFIDALKRLAQ from the coding sequence ATGCTCGACCTATTGAAGTTACGCACAGACACGCCCGGCACTCTGCAGGTCATTCACCTCAACAGTGCTGGAGCCTCGCTAACTGCCACCCCGATACTTGATGTCGTCACCCGACATTTGCACAACGAGGCTTATTTGGGCGGCTATGAAGCAGCAGCAGCTGCAGCTCCAGAACTCGAAGCTGTGTATGTTTCGATTGCCCGACTGATCAACGCCGAGACCCGTGAGATTGCCGTTATCGAGAACGCCACTCGGGCCTGGGATATGGTGTTCTATGCGATCCCCTTCAAGCCCGGTGACGTCATCCTGACTTCGACCACCGAGTATGCCGGTAACTACATTCCCTACCTGCAACTCAAGCAGCGCTACGGCATAGAGATCGAAGTGATCCCTAACGACGAAACCGGCCAGGTCTCGTTATCAGCGCTGCAAACAAGGCTGAACCGGCCCGGCGTGGTGCTGGTGTCTCTGCCTATCATCGCTACAAACGGAGGCCCGATTCAGCCGGTGGTACAGATCGGAAAACTGTGTCGCGAAGCCGATGTGTTGTTTCTGCTCGACGCCTGCCAAGGTGCCGGCCAACTGCCACTCGATGTAAAAGAGATCGGCTGTCACATGCTCACCGCAACGAGTCGTAAATACTTGCGGGGGCCGCGGGGCATGGGATTTTTATACGTTGAAAAAGATCTCTGTGAGCGTCTGGAACCGCCTTTTCTCGACCTGCACTCGGCTTCGCTGCTGACTGCCAGCAGCTTTAAAATCCGCGAGGGCGCCCGCCGTTTTGAAAACTGGGAATGCAATATCGCCGCGAAACTCGGCTTAGGAGCGGCGACTGACTATGCGCTTGATGTAGGCCTAGACCAGATATGGCAACGTATTCAGTCGCTGGCGACGTACCTGCGCCAATCCATATCGCAAACCCAAGGCTACAGCCTCCAGGATATGCCCGCGGCCTGTTCAGGCATCGTTACATTTACCTCGCAACAACATGGTTCTGCGCAATTGCAGAAGCGCCTGAGCACCGAGCCAAAACCGATCAACGTGTCGACCTCCGGCATGTACTCAACGCTGATCGACATGCAGCAACGCGGTTTACATGAAGTGACCCGCGCATCTGTTCATGCCTACAACACCGAAGAAGAAATCGATAAGTTCATCGACGCCTTGAAACGCTTGGCGCAGTAA